CTccattctattcttttctctttctggggcaagttatttaacatttctgttaGATGTCCTCCGCTACAGCAAATGAAAGGCTGGGCTATGGACCTCTCCCCGGGCTTTCACCTGCACAGTGAAGGCCCTGGCCAGGATCCTCCAATGATCATCGACGCTGTAGAGGAGCTTCCTGACAGGCTTCAGAATTCGGTGCAGAATGGCAGGTTCACAATTGTTCACAATGCTGCTAGGGTGGGACACAGGACGTCAAGAGTTGCTGGAGGGTGTTGGCAAGGAACCAGGGTACACAGGACAGGGAAGACATGAGGGCTGAGAGAGCAGGAGACGAGAAGGCTGGGAGATAGGACATTGCGGTCCAGGGGCTAGAGTGGTACAGAGGGCACTGGGGAAATCATCCCACCTTGTCAGGTCCATAATCCCTATGTAGAAAAATTGGGGGCAGGACAGGAAGTCCCAGCAGTGATGCTGATCTGCATAGACCACCACTCCATCATACGCAGCTGACAATAGCACCAACTTCACTACCTCCAGGGCACAACTGAAAGCCACCATCACTGGGTTTGtgaaaagaaagggacagaaggaTGGACAAAGCATTACGCCCTAGTTTGCACCCCTGTGCTGGCAACAGTTCCCTAATCTGGTAGCTGGATTCTGCTGTCCTGCAGGTGAAAATCCATGGCTCTATGAAACCCATTCCAATTGTCCATCCATGTACCCCTTCAACCCTGGCACTCATCCAACCACAGAGTCCTATGAAAGAGACCCTAGGGACATTTTAGTGCCATGGTTTTCAAATTCTGCTCTCCATAGCACAGAAGGAGGGTTAGGCTATCTCTTCACCTCCATACCCACCTAATCAGAATGTCTCTGCTTACTGGTTttattggttttcattttcatataaaatttcatttgactAGAATGTCCtgaggtttaaagaaaaaaagtatgacAACCACTGATTTAGGAGTCcaactcccattttacagatgagaaaactgaattctAGTAGTGACTTGCACAAAATGGCACAGCTAGTGACAAAGCCAAGCCAGCAGTCAACCAGATTCAAATGGCCACAACTGCATGGAGAGAATGACACAGACATGGTCTTGTCCGGTCATTTACCACCTAATTGAATCTCCTCATGTGCAGAGTTATGACCATGGATATGAACCACTGAGTGAATCAGTAGAAGAgtgcaggcaagaaaaagattaaTGAGAGACTTGAGAATATGCAAGAATATTCTAGCACATGATGCTAGATATTCTTCcactcttctgctttctctttctcagcaTTCCTAGGGGATCAGCATCCAGTTGTCCAGGGCCCTCAGGAATTAACTAGTCTCATTCCTCCATCACACAGGGGTTAGGCTTACCTAGTGGGGTCAAAGGGCTTCCTCTTGCCTCCTGGGCCCCCTTCTTTGCTGTAAACCACTATCTTTGTGGGAACATTTTGCTCAGTCACCCAGTAGAGATGACATAGCACAGCCAGCAACAGCCGAGGACAGAGTTCTTGGACGGCCTCCTGGCATAAGGACCCTGATAGCATTTCACACAAGGCACATGCTACCTGGGAGAGGACACgatggaaggagggaagcagaatTGACCAGGCGTGAGTGAAGGCATAAAATGGTCCACAGTCCCACACACTGAGTCTCACCCTGCCCTCCCTGTCACTGCCCAAAGGGTGCAGCTCACTCTGACTCAGGCACCACCCAAAGAGTGAAAGCCCACCGCTCATCCCTAGAGAAAAGAGGGGGCCACACACATGCAACTTCcctgacattaaaaacaaaatgggaaCAAACTCCAAATTTTCAGCAGAAAATGATTTCGGACATACTTTGGCCACCCCAGTTTCAGGCAACCAAAGCTCCTCCATCCCCAACTCCCATGCCACACTCCAGGCCCTGAAAAAATGAGTGCCAGCCCCAGAATCAGGAGATAGAAAAGATGATTAACTCTGAACGTCAATTTCCTGTCCAGAAAATGggattgatttctgctctttctaCATCATGCAGCTCTTAGACATATAGGCGCAAAAAGGTGGGTAAAGTGCTCATTGAATGTAGGGTATTAGTGATTCCAGTGTTAACCTCTCCTCTTTGCTCCTCCCTAAGATTGGCTTCCATCCTGCAGCTGTCCCTTGATCTTCAGTTCTGCCCCCAAGGCCCCAAACAGTAATTCCTaggctccctctcttccctcatgCTGACCACCACAGGCTGGAAGGCCATCTTCCTCGTTTCCCTTCTGGAGTGGAGCTTTTCCAGGATGTCTATGAGCAGCTGCAGGACGTTGATTGTGGTCTCTCGCTGGGTGCCAAACGCCTTCCACAGGGCCAGATTGGTTCTGCAGGACCCAGGGACAGCATGTCATGAGCCCTAGTGACCATGCTCCTAGGACTAGTCTGGCCTTGGACCTATGAAGGGCCAGCTCTTAGGGTCTATAGGGAGTGAGACCAAAGAGGACTGGGCCAGAGGACATGGAGAGGAAGTTTGATTGACATCAAAGAGAAAGCGTCCCTGTGCAGTGATTGCTATGCTGGGCTTggactggggcaggggaggggtcaTTGGGCTGGAGGATGTGCCCCCCAGCAGTGGAGAGGTACCTATCCCAAGGGAGGGGCTTGTTGAGCAGCATGGGCACGACCATGTGGGTGTTGGTGCCTGCCAGTGAGCACGTAGGGTCTCCTCCTTCGTGCTGGGCTCCAGCGGCAAGTTGAGCCATTCCAGGATACCCTCCACAACTTCCTCAATCTACGGGGCAGAGCCAGAAGAGTCTCAGtaattctttctttgcttctttccctcctcctccctctctacAAATTCCCTAAACTCAAGGGACTTGGTGGCAATCCTGCCAGTGACTCTCTTCTCAAGGCAGAGTTCTGGAGTGCCAGAGGCCAGACCAGCAGGGGCCACGAAGGAACCCTAGAAGCTTATGCCAAGGCCCTTATAGCAAATGCCTGCCCATAGCCGCAGTGTCCAGAGGGGAGCTCCTGGGTTACTCAGGGGGCACAAGACCTTCCAGGAAGGATGGCAGAAGACCGGAGACACTGCGAGGTTCCCCTCCCAGCTGAGGTCAACTTCAACCCATGAAAGTGCAGGGACAGACAGCATTGGAAGCAGGGGGACCACAGGACTCTCATCTGACCCTCAGATCCTTAATATCTGGGCCTCTGGGAAGCCAGTTCACTGTAATGCCTCAAAGACACCCTCAGAGGGATCCTTCCATTTCTGGTACCTAAGCCAGGAAAGTCACCTAAATGAGTGGAGGCAACAGGTGTCAGAGGATTCAGACAGAGGAGGGCCTAGCTAGCACCTGCACCCATATAAAGGATGGCGGCACTCAGAGAGTTGCCTTTGTGACCCCATTTTAAAGGTTTGTTTTTTCAGTGAAGTGAGAAATGTGGATTTTATGCAAAACCTTCTTGTTTTTATATGTTAACCTAAGAGAAAATTTATCCAAAGGTCAGAGTCATTCCATGAGCTTGCTGGTTTGCAGTCTACAGCCTTATCCTTCACGGGGTCTAAGCTCCCTGACACCCCAGGGAATCGGGATGAATTTCTCTAACAAAGCTTCCTGTGCTCTGCCTGCTAGGCCCTCCAGCTGCCTAAACTCCTGTAAGCAATCGTCCTTAACTGAGCAACCAGCCCCCCAGAGGGGAGGCACTGCACTTATGAGCTCAGGATACACATGTCAGAGCTCAGTGGGACCGCAGAGAAAATCTAGTCCAAGCCCACATTTTAGAGGTGAGTGAATTAAGGCCTACAGAGgagagggacttgcccaaggccttTCAGCTGGTTAGTAATAGAGCCAGGCAAGAGCCCAGGGCTCCTGACTTGCAGGGCAGAGCTCTTGCCACAGCACCATACTACCTTTATCATGTCTCTGCCCCCTCCTTCATGACAGCACTCATCAGCTGGGCTGCAGCCAGAGATACCTTGGCTCTGCTGTCAGTCAGGTCCTCCATGGCTGTCAGCACCAAGGAGGTGAGCTGGATCTGGGTGAAATACTCTGCAAATGTCTGCAACAGAGTGGGATCAGGGTGGACACACCTGGGTCCCTTGCCCGATATAGCCTGTGCCATTCTTCCTAGTTAGGGTAGGAGGGAGAGCTTCTCTGCGGAACATAATGTGCTTTTGTCCTAGGCCTGTGCTGTCTGCCTAGCTCCTAGAAGACTCTTTCACTGTGGACAATCTTtggagatgggagggagaaaaCCCTGACCTTCGGTACAATATGGGGCTCAGATGTCAGAGGTTGCAGAGGCAGAGCACTGGGAGAGAAGGGGTGGGGCTAAGATCCTTAATGACATCTCTTTGAAGCATGGGTTGAGTCTACACATTGCTCACAAAGCATCTTTAGCATGAAGCAAATACTTCCGGGGGAGGAGTAAAAAAGAAGTATTAGGACCCATGATGCTCAAGGGGGAGCATGTGGCAGTTGTGGTAGgaaaatttccccaaagaaaaaggTCACATCCAGTAAtggaaggggaagggagatgggATAAAAGAGTCCCAGCCCAGGAGTCTCTGATACTGTATAAATGAGAGGCTCAGGCTCTCCCCACTTTGTCCCTAGCCTGCCCCCTCACCTTGGCAATCTCACAGATGTTGTTGTAGAACACGTTGGCACTATAGACTTCGCTCTTGCCCTCTTCTTCCCACAGACCCTGTTTCTTCCTTCCCGTCTCTGAAACAAAGACACCCGACTCCACCCCTCAAACACTCAGAAGCCATCTTGGGCTCCCCcgtttccctcctgcctcccacctaCTGAACTAAGTCAGCTTAGGGAGATGTATATCCCATGGAGCTGAGAGCAGAGGAATGGGCACTAAGACCAGGAATGGTGCGAGCTAATGTCAAAGGAACCCGCATTGCCTGCCTCAGAGCAGAGACAGAATTGGGCAAGAGTACGGGGTTCAGCCAGAGGGAGAGAAACTAATTCAAAAACTCTGCTTCCTGAATAGATATTTTGTCCCAAGAGGGTATCTGTAGATGTTTGGGGGCAGGTTCCTCAGTGGAAATGAGGTGCTCAAGTAACTTCTTGACTCTCACTCTCCTGGGACAGAGTATGTGGGGACGGCCAGGCCTAAGTGGGAGGCAGAGCGGGAGGGACAAGAGAAAGTTCGCCATATGCTTTTGTAGCAGGAGGATACAGTAGAGGTTGTAGACGGCCTGGGAAGACAGGAAGCAGATGTCGTCGACTGGGTCCTGGCAGCGCATGGCCAGCAGCCTTACCAAACGCCCCAGGCTAGTGAACTTGATTTCCGTCTGAGGAGGAGAGCTGAGAGTCACAGGTTATCCCAGCCACCCCCTTCGGCTGGGAGGAATGACAGGAAAAGAACTAGGAAGAGGGGATGCATGTGCCAGAGACATGAGAGGTGAGACTAGGTGAGGTTAATGGGAAAGGAATTAGGTGGGTGAATTGTGGCTACAAAGGACACAGGAATCACAGTTTTGGAATGACTCTATATTGTCCCTCTTCTTTGCCTCTGGACACTCCATTCATCCTTCAAGCCTCACTCAAATGCCTCCTCCTCTGTGAGGTTTTCCTTGATACCCCCACTTGGAATCATTTGTGTTTTGATCTTTTATTCCCACCACATTTGATTTGTACATTCATTATTACCCTCTATTTAAATGTGTTCTATGCATGCCTCTCTCCCCAGTGGACTGTAAGATCCATGAAGTCAGGGAACTGTCTTGGTCCTCTATGTATCCAGTgtaacacctagcacagtgcccggcacaaGGTGAGTATTCAGTAACTGCCTGTTAAGATGAATGGAATCAAACTGAACCAAGTGGAATGGAATTGGTGGATGGAGAAAAAGACCAAGCAGAAGAtgtcagaaggaagaaaggaaagaacaagatGGGATGcacaagagaaaacagaggatgGAGTCAAGGAGATGGAGGATAAGGATGAATTACTAAGGCTAGGTAATACATGTGATAAAGTTTGGGATAAAGGTAGGGATAAGGGTGACCAGAGTGGGCAGCAGGGCCGGCCCAGGCTCTAGGGCAGGCTCCCACTCACTTCAAAGTTGTTCATTTTTGCAGTAAAACCAAGGATACAGGCAGTGCACCACATGGCCCGTTCTCGTTCATTGTCCTTCTGGGAATTCAGCCATGtgtccagaagctggaaggagaaaagaatgaaaggagagtcTTGTTTAGCTGCAACCCAGAGGGTAGAAGTGTAACCTTAAACCTGGCTTTTGCAAAGTATCAGGGCAAGACTTCTGAGAACAGGATTTTATTTGCCTAGAGGCAGATTATATGTGTGGGTCTGGCACCAGAAGACTTCATTCCTCTAGCCCCCAATCTTGCCCTTATCTAGGTGCTAGAAATCTCCTCAATTAGTACCTCCTTCTTTCAGGTTAAAGCCATGGCTCTCAAATTATATGACTGTGATTCACTTCAAAGGGTCAACATACCCCAGTGTCTCCCTACCCACTGCTTCCCATTCTTCAGTAGAAAGAGAACTTAGTGATAACACAGAAGCATCGCAGTATTCACAGATTCAAGGGTGAATTATGTTTAAATCTGCTTGAGAAATATAATTATGGATGATTCCTACTTGAAACACAATGTATAAGTTTCTCACCATTAGTAAATTATGGGCCCAAAATGCCACTGATCCAAAGATGCATTGCTACGTGTCAGTCTACAGCAATCAATCTGACAATGGTGCAGCCAAACAAACAGCGATTTATAATTGAAAAGGGGAAAAGCAGCAGATGAAAAATCCACAACCAAATCAAGAGAATACTGACGCTACACTAATAACAAAAAACACTCTTCCTGAAGATATGAGGAGTTCTCCTGGGAGCTCTGCAAGTCCTCCTTGCAGCCAAACTCTGATGAAATACCCCAGTGCTAAGACTgtggtctctaaataccatttttcAATAAGAGGAATCAGAACTCCTTGTAAAAACAGTTGATTCCAGGACTgagacagaaaatatacaagatatTGTATTGAAGAGCAAGGAAGCTATTGAAGACTATTGGAGTCATGTAGAGGGATTCAGGAGCCAATCTGAAGAGGCCCCCTTTGACCAAAGATGGAAGAATTTAAgcataaataagaataatagttGTAATTgattaaaacacataaaacattttaaaattcattttaaattcaagGATACTAGAGAAATAACATCACTGGTCACTTTTGGAGAATACTAGGAAACAATTAATTACTTTGTAAACTGTTAAAGGGAAAGGATCCAGCATTTATCTTGTCTTTTCTATATGAAAAGCTATTCCTCAAGGTAATCACATAGTCTTTAAAGGTGGTTTCTCTTTATATTAGAATTCCAGCTAAAAATGAATGAGGAATGATAGAATTGCATCAtccttttgcaaaaataaatagaagtatattcattcaatggaatattacatagcaataaaaaagaataatgtagTGCTACacgtaacaacatggatgaatctcacaaacacaatGTTGAAGTGAAATAATACAGACACAAAAAAGTGCATATTATACAACTTCATTTATGCGAAACTCAAGAACAAGCTACACTAATACATGGTGCTAGAAGTCAACATAGTGGCTATCACTGGTGTGGGTTATTCACTGGGAGAGGGAACACGGGGAACCTTTTGGGGtattggaaatgttctatattctGTTCTGACTGGTATTTACACAGATGTATACACACGTAAAAATGTGTCTAagtgtacacttaagatttgcaTACTTTATTGTAGCAAGTGATATCCAATAACAAggtcttaaaaaaaagagtatcacCAATTTTTAACCactaatgaattaatgaatctaAGTAGTGATCATCAAAAGCTGTAAATGCctcaaaaagagagacaaccagCATTATGTGCCTCTTGGTGGAAGAAGACAAGACTACTTATGAAGTAATCCTTGCCAAAAATTGCTCAGACTCGTGATCAAGGCTCTAGATCTAACAATTAATTTATAGGAAGGATTTGAACAGAGGAACTTGTTAAGTCACCCCAAAGGATGTAATCAGCACAAACCAGAATGTGGAAAATTTACAGAACAAATGActtggtttcttcaacaaataaattttaaggaaaaaaacaatggaaGGAGAATCTATAGATTAAGAGACTTAAGAGACAAACTAACCAATTGGAATGTctgaatatttaatgatatttaaacaatgaaattaatgttaatttttaaatgtaataatgatagcacagttatatatttttttaaaagaatacttatCTCTTAGAgaaacatactgaaatatttatggataaaatggtatggaatttgtttcaaaataatatagaGGGGAGGAGGTTGGGGAGTGTATAGGGTATAGATAAAACAAGAGTGGTCA
This DNA window, taken from Equus przewalskii isolate Varuska chromosome 5, EquPr2, whole genome shotgun sequence, encodes the following:
- the LOC103561226 gene encoding uncharacterized protein isoform X2, with protein sequence MNIITDFRNLRPLLEVEGRAELLSTCYKSVICLPAVDALQKEASSPKEAQANVELFRETLQSLRRLLETLVVEKPTRTWYCLELLDTWLNSQKDNERERAMWCTACILGFTAKMNNFERREGRNRVCGKKRARAKSIVPTCSTTTSVRLPRTNLALWKAFGTQRETTINVLQLLIDILEKLHSRRETRKMAFQPVVVACALCEMLSGSLCQEAVQELCPRLLLAVLCHLYWVTEQNVPTKIVVYSKEGGPGGKRKPFDPTSSRKSEERSCGRCPVFGPHYPEEN